In the Quercus lobata isolate SW786 chromosome 5, ValleyOak3.0 Primary Assembly, whole genome shotgun sequence genome, one interval contains:
- the LOC115991567 gene encoding triose phosphate/phosphate translocator TPT, chloroplastic-like, with protein sequence MESRVLSRASTFASLSQLRKPPRENNNNNSVSFVSVRPIGAVGEGGNLIWGRQLRPALLLESSLAGKQRESVKPCLAAASSSPGSDSAGEAKPVGFIEKYPALVTGFFFFMWYFLNVIFNILNKKIYNYFPYPYFVSVVHLFVGVVYCLVSWAVGLPKRAPMDSNLLKLLFPVAVCHALGHVTSNVSFAAVAVSFTHTIKALEPFFNAAASQFILGQSIPITLWLSLAPVVLGVSMASLTELSFNWVGFISAMISNISFTYRSIYSKKAMTDMDSTNLYAYISIIALFVCIPPAIILEGPKLMKHGFGDAITKVGLTKFITDLFWVGMFYHLYNQLATNTLERVAPLTHAVGNVLKRVFVIGFSIIVFGNKISTQTGIGTAIAIAGVAIYSYIKAKMEEEKRQAKAA encoded by the exons ATGGAGTCGCGAGTGTTGTCACGCGCTAGCACCTTCGCTTCACTCTCTCAGCTCCGAAAGCCACCAAGagagaacaacaacaacaatagcgTAAGCTTTGTCTCGGTGAGGCCGATTGGAGCTGTGGGAGAAGGAGGGAACTTGATATGGGGGAGGCAGCTCCGACCAGCTCTGTTGCTTGAGAGCTCATTGGCTGGGAAgcagagagagagtgtgaagccTTGTTTGGCGGCGGCTTCATCGTCTCCAGGGAGCGATTCCGCCGG GGAAGCGAAGCCTGTCGGTTTCATCGAGAAGTACCCGGCTCTCGTTactggcttcttcttcttcatgtg GTATTTCCTGAACGTGATTTTCAACATCCTGAACAAGAAGATCTACAATTATTTTCCGTATCCCTA CTTTGTCTCGGTTGTGCACTTGTTTGTCGGGGTGGTGTACTGTTTGGTCAGCTGGGCTGTGGGCCTTCCTAAGCGCGCT CCTATGGACTCGAACCTCTTGAAGCTGCTCTTCCCTGTTGCCGTGTGTCATGCACTTGGCCATGTGACCAGCAATGTCTCATTTGCAGCAGTTGCTGTCTCATTCACACATACAATCAAAG ctcTTGAGCCCTTCTTCAATGCTGCTGCGTCTCAATTCATACTTGGGCAATCAATACCTATCACTTTATGGTTGTCTCTGGCTCCTGTTGTTCTTG GAGTGTCAATGGCATCATTGACTGAGCTGTCATTCAACTGGGTTGGCTTCATTAGTGCTATGATTTCCAACATTTCCTTTACTTACAGGAGTATCTATTCAAAGAAAGCCATG ACTGACATGGATAGTACTAATCTCTATGCTTACATTTCCATCATTGCTCTGTTTGTCTGTATTCCACCTGCCATCATT TTGGAGGGACCTAAACTGATGAAGCATGGCTTCGGTGATGCAATCACAAAAGTGGGTCTAACCAAGTTCATCACAGACCTTTTTTGGGTGGGAATGTTTTACCACCTTTACAATCAG TTGGCCACCAACACCCTGGAGAGGGTGGCACCTCTTACACACGCAGTTGGCAACGTATTGAAACGTGTATTCGTCATTGGATTCTCAATCATAGTCTTCG GTAACAAGATTTCAACACAAACTGGTATTGGAACTGCTATTGCAATTGCTGGAGTAGCAATCTACTCTTACATCAAGGCCAAGATGGAAGAAGAGAAACGA